One Rosa chinensis cultivar Old Blush chromosome 3, RchiOBHm-V2, whole genome shotgun sequence DNA window includes the following coding sequences:
- the LOC112193609 gene encoding auxin efflux carrier component 5 has product MIGWEDVYKVVVAMAPLYFALILGFGSVRWWHIFTPEQCGAINRFVCFFTLPLFTFEFTAHVDPFEWNYRFIAADAISKLIIVVVLAFWAKCSSKGSYSWSITSFSLCTLTNSLVVGVPLMKAMYGPMAVDLVVQSSVVQAIVWLTVLLFVLEFRRTGLDISSGSSNDTRVQSVEQGGKDLDGTNESTLASPSYYYWSLMKGVWLKLGMNPNSYAVFVGIAWAFIANRWHIELPSIMEGSVLIMSKAGTGTAMFSMGIFMALQEKFVACGTSLAIIGMILRFTAGPAAMAIGSIAVGLHGDVLRVAIIQAALPQSITSFIYAKEYGLHAEVLSTAVIFGMMVSLPVLIAYFAVLEFVH; this is encoded by the exons ATGATAGGATGGGAAGATGTTTACAAGGTGGTGGTAGCCATGGCACCACTCTACTTTGCACTCATTTTAGGGTTTGGCTCCGTCAGGTGGTGGCACATCTTCACTCCTGAGCAGTGCGGAGCCATAAACCGCTTTGTTTGCTTTTTCACCCTCCCACTCTTCACGTTCGAATTCACTGCTCACGTCGATCCTTTCGAGTGGAACTACCGCTTCATCGCGGCCGATGCCATTTCCAAGCTCATAATCGTGGTTGTGCTCGCGTTTTGGGCAAAGTGTAGTAGCAAGGGAAGCTATAGTTGGTCAATAACAAGCTTCTCTCTCTGCACTTTAACTAATTCACTTGTCGTTGGAGTGCCCCTAATGAAAGCTATGTACGGCCCGATGGCTGTTGATCTGGTAGTTCAGTCTTCGGTGGTGCAAGCTATCGTATGGCTCACGGTGCTTCTGTTCGTCTTGGAATTTCGAAGGACGGGGCTAGACATTTCTTCGGGGTCGAGTAATGATACCCGGGTTCAATCAGTTGAGCAAGGTGGGAAAGATTTAGATGGCACGAACGAGAGCACTCTGGCTTCACCTTCTTATTATTACTGGTCTTTGATGAAGGGTGTGTGGCTCAAACTTGGGATGAATCCCAACTCTTATGCTGTTTTCGTTGGAATTGCTTGGGCTTTTATAGCAAACAG GTGGCATATTGAGTTGCCAAGCATTATGGAGGGATCTGTTTTAATCATGTCGAAGGCTGGTACCGGAACTGCCATGTTTAGCATGG GTATCTTCATGGCACTGCAAGAGAAATTCGTAGCTTGTGGGACGAGCCTAGCGATAATAGGGATGATTTTGAGGTTCACTGCCGGACCGGCAGCCATGGCTATCGGCTCTATCGCTGTTGGCTTGCATGGTGATGTTTTACGTGTTGCTATCATTCAG gCAGCATTGCCACAATCGATTACCTCCTTCATATATGCCAAAGAATATGGACTCCATGCAGAAGTTTTGAGCACCGC AGTAATATTTGGAATGATGGTGTCCCTTCCGGTGTTGATCGCCTACTTTGCAGTTTTAGAATTTGTGCATTGA